In Candidatus Effluviviaceae Genus I sp., the genomic stretch CACGACGAACGTCGCGCCCGCCATCAGGCGCTTCAGCTCCTCGCCCGTGTGATGCCCGACGAACTCCACGTTCGAGAGGCGCTCCCGGTCGCGGAGCGCCTCGAGATCGGCCAGGAGCGGGCCTGCGCCGACGACCTTGATCCGGACCTCGGGGGCGAGCGCCGCGGCCCCCAGCAGCGTCCCGATGCCCTTGCCCGCGGAGAGCCTGCCCACGTACACGGCATAGCCGTCGTCCGCGTAGGTCGGTGCGTAGCCGGACAGGTCGATCGCGTACGGGAGGTGAACGACCTTGTCCGGGGACACGCCGTGCGCGATCACGCGATCGCGCAGCGAGCGGCTGGGGGCGATGAAGAGCGCCACGTGCCTCGCGTACGAGCCAAGCAGCCGGTGCGCGTACGCCTCGAGGCAGACGAGCGCGCTCGGCGCGAGCGCTCCCCGCATGCAGCGCCTCGCGCAGGCGTTCCAGTACCGCCACGTCGCGCAGCGCTCGCAGTTCTCCCCGTCGACGAACATCGAGTAGTTGGGACACACGAGCTTGTAGTCGTGCAGCGTCTGAACGACCGGGACGCCCTTCGCCGCCAGCCCGTAGAGGATCGAGGGCGAGAGCTGGTGCGCGATGTTGTGCGCGTGCGCGATGTCCGGCCCGACCCTGTCGACCAGTCGCTCGATCTTCCTCCTCGCCTCGACGCTGTAGATGACACGGGCCGCGGCCCGCAGACGCCCGATGGCGCCTCCGTCACCGTCGAACCCCTCGTGCGAGACGAACGCCTCAGAGTGCTCGCTCGGCTCGTTGCGCTCGTGCCGCATGGCGAACGGGACGACGCGGTGCCCCTTCGACTCGAGAATGCGTGAAAGCTCGAAGAGGTAGCGCTCGGCCCCTCCCTTGACGAAGTAGTACTTGTTGCACATGAGGACCGTCACGAGCCCTGTCGCCCTCCCGCGCCCCACGGCCCGCCCGCCGCGTCGCGTCCGAAGAGCTTGGCCGCGGCGATCCACGCCACGGGCCGAAGCGGGTGCCGCCTCATGGGCGGCGACACGGTGCAGACCATCCAGCACTGCTCGCGGCACCCGGCCACGCGTTCGCGGACCAGATCGCGCGACCGCGCCGCGAGCTCGGCGAAGCTGCCCTCGCGGACGTTCCCCATCCGGGTCCCCTGCACGTTGCACGGGTACACGTCCCCGTACGGGTCGAGAAAGAAGTGGTCCTCACCCGCTCCGCACGGGAGCATCCTCGGCCTCCGCCGCACGTACTCGATGAGCCCGCGCGCGTAGTACGCCTTCGCCCAATCCGCGGGCCTCTTCGAGCGGAGCTGCCGCCGCACGAGGCTCGAGATCTCCTCTACCACGCCGTCCGACGACGGCCGGCTCTCGTCCTGGTTCCCGAAGTAGATGGGAGAGCTGTGCGCGACGCTCGCGATGAACGCGACGCCGAGCTCGGACGCCAGGCGCTCGACGGCCGTGAGCTGCCCGGTCGTGCGCTCGGTCGAGGTCGCCGCGATCCCGAGGTCCCGCACGCCCGCCGCGCTCAGGCGGCGCACGGTCTCGACCGCGCGCTCGAACGCGCCGTCCACGCCGCGGACGGCGTCGTGGGTCGGCCCCACCGCGTCCACGGAGACCCTGACGGCGATGCCCTTCATCGCCGCGGCCATGCGCGCGATGCGGTCGGGCTCGAGGCCGTTGGTCGAGACGACGATCCGCGCGCGCCGGCAGCTCTCACGCATGACCCTCACGACGTCGGGCAGGTCGTCGCGCAGGAAGGGCTCGCCGCCGCTCACGTTGACGGAGCGGAGCGAGGCCGGCAGCCACGCGTAGTCCGCCGGCGCGAGCTCGCGCTCGGCCTCGGGCGGGCGCTTCCAGATGTCGCACATGGTGCAGCGGCCGTTGCACCGGTAGGTCACGGCGGCCACGCACGCGACCGGACCTCTCATGAGCCGCCCCCGCCCTCCGGCGCGCCGAGGAGCGCGCGGTACGCCAGGAGGAGCTCCCTGCTCGTCCGCTCCCAGCTGAGCTCGGCCTCGATCCTGGCGCGGT encodes the following:
- a CDS encoding glycosyltransferase family 4 protein; translation: MTVLMCNKYYFVKGGAERYLFELSRILESKGHRVVPFAMRHERNEPSEHSEAFVSHEGFDGDGGAIGRLRAAARVIYSVEARRKIERLVDRVGPDIAHAHNIAHQLSPSILYGLAAKGVPVVQTLHDYKLVCPNYSMFVDGENCERCATWRYWNACARRCMRGALAPSALVCLEAYAHRLLGSYARHVALFIAPSRSLRDRVIAHGVSPDKVVHLPYAIDLSGYAPTYADDGYAVYVGRLSAGKGIGTLLGAAALAPEVRIKVVGAGPLLADLEALRDRERLSNVEFVGHHTGEELKRLMAGATFVVVPSECFENSPLTVYEALALGKAVVGSDIGGIPELLGGEAGVLFPAGDREALAERLRSLWGDRPRAAEMGRRARARAEGVYGPESHYERLMDIYGRVVH
- a CDS encoding radical SAM protein, which translates into the protein MRGPVACVAAVTYRCNGRCTMCDIWKRPPEAERELAPADYAWLPASLRSVNVSGGEPFLRDDLPDVVRVMRESCRRARIVVSTNGLEPDRIARMAAAMKGIAVRVSVDAVGPTHDAVRGVDGAFERAVETVRRLSAAGVRDLGIAATSTERTTGQLTAVERLASELGVAFIASVAHSSPIYFGNQDESRPSSDGVVEEISSLVRRQLRSKRPADWAKAYYARGLIEYVRRRPRMLPCGAGEDHFFLDPYGDVYPCNVQGTRMGNVREGSFAELAARSRDLVRERVAGCREQCWMVCTVSPPMRRHPLRPVAWIAAAKLFGRDAAGGPWGAGGRQGS